The DNA sequence ATCGCTCATGGCATTTCCATCTCCGGCATCCCCGTCGCTCGTCGAGCTCCGGTCAACTCCGTGGGTGGTGTTCGTCCACCACCGCGCGCAAACGCGACCTCAGAACGTGCGTATAAATCTGCGTGGTGGCAATGTCGGCATGCCCCAGCATCGACTGCACGCTGCGTAAATCCGCCCCACGGTCCAGTAGGTGGGTGGCGAAGCTGTGACGCACCACGTGGGGCGTCAGCCGATGAAAGATTCCCACCTTGCGGCCGTGTCCGCCCAACAACTTCCAGAACCCCTGGCGTGTCATTGGGCCACCCCGCTGGGTGATAAAGAGATAAGGACTGGAATGCGACTTCAGGAGCGTATTGCGAGCCGTATCGATATACGTCCGGACGCAGTCCTGCGCCTTGGATCCCAAGGGCACCAACCGCTGCTTATTTCGCTTTCCCGTCACGCGCAAGAATCCGAGCTGCAAGTTCGCGTCAGTGACCTTCAGAGTGCAGAGTTCCGACACTCTCAAGCCGCACGCGTAGAGAACTTCCAGCATCGCACGATCCCGGCAGCCGGTTGGTATGCCCGGGTCCGGAGCCGCTAAAAGGTCTTCAACCTGCTGCAAACTTAAATACTTCGGCAGTGTTTGCCATTGCTTCGGCGCCTGCAGCAAGGCGGTCGGGTCCTCGCTGATACGCCCCTCGCTCACCAGAAATCGATAAAAATTCCTCAATGTGCTCAGACGGCGAGCGATGGACCGGCCCGATAGTCCGGCAGCCGGGAGCGAGTCGAAATACTGTCGCACCGTCTCTTCTCCGGGCAGTCCGGTTTCTTTACTGGCGTTGCAGAATCGCTGGAAGTCCTTCAAATCAAGGGCGTAAGACGACAGCGAGCTGGGCGCCAAGCCCTTCTCCACGCGCGCAAACGTCAAAAAAGCCTCAGCCGCCGGGCTGAGCGCGCCCTCGGTTGTCATCGCTGCAATGATACAATACTTGCGTAATTGTTTGAAAGTAAAGGACCGCTCGACGTGCGCCAATCCCTGGCCCCGGTCCTTGGAGAACCCTCAATTGAGTGGCACCACTGCCAAAAAGGTCATCCTGGAACGTTTCGACCGTGAGCGGGTCCGCGGCT is a window from the uncultured Paludibaculum sp. genome containing:
- the xerD gene encoding site-specific tyrosine recombinase XerD, with product MAHVERSFTFKQLRKYCIIAAMTTEGALSPAAEAFLTFARVEKGLAPSSLSSYALDLKDFQRFCNASKETGLPGEETVRQYFDSLPAAGLSGRSIARRLSTLRNFYRFLVSEGRISEDPTALLQAPKQWQTLPKYLSLQQVEDLLAAPDPGIPTGCRDRAMLEVLYACGLRVSELCTLKVTDANLQLGFLRVTGKRNKQRLVPLGSKAQDCVRTYIDTARNTLLKSHSSPYLFITQRGGPMTRQGFWKLLGGHGRKVGIFHRLTPHVVRHSFATHLLDRGADLRSVQSMLGHADIATTQIYTHVLRSRLRAVVDEHHPRS